From Citricoccus sp. SGAir0253, a single genomic window includes:
- a CDS encoding CarD family transcriptional regulator — MQLIPGKLVVHPHHGPAAVTNRFQRTVKGAEVTYIELTIRSNNLVVSIPEAKVEEIGVREVYDRAHLRRLLEVVQEPTGVEEKQWSRRMKANQEKVASGLLEQIAEVVRDLGRRRDTKGLSMAEKDMFRNAQAPLVAEVALALEITEDEATEVLEAVANGASLDELGFAESATGAEPVPA, encoded by the coding sequence ATGCAGTTGATTCCCGGCAAGCTCGTTGTCCATCCCCACCACGGCCCGGCGGCGGTCACGAACCGCTTCCAGCGCACCGTGAAGGGCGCTGAGGTGACCTACATCGAGCTGACCATCCGGAGCAACAACCTCGTGGTGTCCATCCCGGAGGCCAAGGTCGAGGAGATCGGCGTGCGCGAGGTCTACGACCGCGCCCACCTGCGCCGGCTGCTCGAGGTGGTCCAGGAGCCCACCGGCGTCGAGGAGAAGCAGTGGTCCCGCCGCATGAAGGCGAACCAGGAGAAGGTGGCCTCTGGCCTGCTCGAGCAGATCGCCGAGGTCGTCCGCGACCTGGGCCGCCGCCGCGACACCAAGGGCCTGTCCATGGCCGAGAAGGACATGTTCCGCAACGCCCAGGCCCCGCTGGTGGCCGAGGTCGCCCTCGCCCTGGAGATCACCGAGGACGAGGCCACCGAGGTCCTGGAGGCCGTGGCGAACGGCGCCTCCCTGGACGAGCTCGGCTTCGCCGAGAGCGCGACGGGGGCCGAGCCGGTCCCGGCCTGA
- a CDS encoding aldehyde dehydrogenase family protein, producing the protein MTTPLSERHGASPAGPAAPAATAGPQDARARRAALDLPYTHVDDFFIGGAYVPAASPDRNPVTDPATGEVWGSVPAATAPELDAAVGAAREALAGWSALTAAERAAYLVRIAEEIEARAEVLALTNTRENGSPVSETRGAAANAAGIFRYFATLAEWLDREDVRPFPAGGAESVVDKDPIGVCALIAPWNFPINLVVIKLAPALLAGCTTVIKPASPTPLSLRFVIDAVHAAGVPAGVVNLLTGPGRFGDALVRHPGVDKVAFTGSTPVGRTIAAACGELLRPVTLELGGKSSAIVLPDADLAAMSAVLVRSCLRNTGQTCYISTRIIAPASRYEEVVRMVGETIAAGRQGDPLDEATVFGPVATRAQYETVLGYVDSAHAEGARAVTGGGPAEPGSLGPGLEDGVFIRPTVFADVTPDMRISREEVFGPVISILRYDDGPGAGGDWSADEAVALANNTAFGLGGIVFGADEDRALEVARRVDSGSVGINFFGSNHSAPFGGRHDSGMGVEYGIEGLSAYLSYKSIHRRTR; encoded by the coding sequence ATGACCACCCCGCTCTCCGAGCGCCACGGCGCCTCCCCGGCCGGCCCTGCCGCACCGGCCGCCACCGCCGGTCCGCAGGACGCCCGGGCCCGCCGGGCCGCCCTGGACCTGCCGTACACGCACGTGGACGACTTCTTCATCGGCGGCGCCTACGTGCCCGCCGCCTCCCCGGACCGGAACCCGGTCACGGACCCGGCCACCGGCGAGGTGTGGGGCTCGGTCCCGGCGGCCACCGCGCCCGAGCTGGACGCCGCCGTCGGCGCCGCCCGGGAGGCCCTCGCCGGCTGGAGCGCCCTCACGGCCGCCGAGCGCGCGGCGTACCTGGTGCGGATCGCCGAGGAGATCGAGGCCCGCGCCGAGGTGCTGGCGCTGACCAACACGCGGGAGAACGGCTCCCCGGTCTCCGAGACGCGCGGGGCGGCGGCCAACGCCGCGGGGATCTTCCGCTACTTCGCCACGCTGGCCGAGTGGCTGGACCGCGAGGACGTCCGGCCCTTCCCGGCCGGGGGCGCCGAGTCCGTGGTGGACAAGGACCCCATCGGGGTGTGCGCGCTGATCGCCCCCTGGAACTTCCCCATCAACCTCGTGGTCATCAAGCTGGCCCCCGCCCTGCTGGCCGGCTGCACCACGGTCATCAAGCCGGCCTCGCCGACCCCGCTGTCCCTGCGCTTCGTCATCGATGCGGTGCACGCCGCCGGCGTGCCGGCCGGCGTGGTGAACCTGCTGACCGGCCCGGGCCGGTTCGGGGACGCGCTGGTGCGCCACCCCGGCGTGGACAAGGTGGCCTTCACCGGCTCCACCCCGGTGGGCCGGACGATCGCCGCCGCATGCGGCGAGCTGCTGCGGCCCGTGACCCTGGAGCTGGGCGGGAAGTCCTCGGCGATCGTGCTGCCGGACGCGGACCTGGCGGCCATGTCCGCCGTGCTGGTGCGCTCGTGCCTGCGCAACACGGGACAGACCTGCTACATCTCGACCCGGATCATCGCCCCGGCCTCCCGCTACGAGGAGGTGGTGCGGATGGTCGGCGAGACGATCGCGGCCGGCCGGCAGGGCGACCCGCTGGACGAGGCCACCGTGTTCGGCCCGGTGGCCACGCGCGCCCAGTACGAGACGGTGCTGGGGTACGTGGACTCCGCCCACGCCGAGGGGGCGCGGGCCGTGACCGGCGGCGGCCCCGCCGAGCCGGGTTCGCTCGGCCCGGGCCTGGAGGACGGCGTGTTCATCCGGCCCACGGTCTTCGCGGACGTCACCCCGGACATGCGCATCTCCCGGGAGGAGGTCTTCGGCCCGGTGATCTCGATCCTGCGGTACGACGACGGCCCCGGCGCCGGGGGCGACTGGTCCGCCGACGAGGCCGTGGCCCTGGCCAACAACACCGCGTTCGGCCTCGGCGGGATCGTCTTCGGCGCCGACGAGGACCGCGCACTGGAGGTCGCCCGCCGGGTGGACTCCGGGTCCGTGGGGATCAACTTCTTCGGCTCCAACCACTCCGCCCCGTTCGGCGGCCGGCACGACTCCGGGATGGGCGTGGAGTACGGGATCGAGGGGCTCAGCGCGTACCTGAGCTACAAGTCGATCCACCGCCGGACCCGCTGA
- a CDS encoding helix-turn-helix transcriptional regulator: protein MAITSAAPRVDRPDRPQPAAAPEALDPVVLGRRLRHLRKAAGLTLDQAAEAVGATGSHLSLIENGKREPRLTLLSRLAALHGTSVEDLLAAEAPSRRAALEIAVEKAQRTAHYASLGLPQIKISPRTPTEVLEVIAGLEAELNRRMEEQAATPEEARRANAELRQEMKERNNHYPELERQAQELLDAVGHSGGPLSHHAAADLAEHLGFSVRSVANLPHSTRSVTDLKNRRFYLSRARTPDHDQRSVLLQAIGAYVLGHGEPEDYSEFLRQRVYTNYFAAALMMPQKETVKFLKGAKAERDLAIEDVRDAFGVSYESAAHRFTNLATEHLGITCHFQKVHESGIIHKAYENDGVSFPADHTGAIEGQQVCRNWTSREVFGVGDRFRAFNQYTDTPAGTYWCTAVVEGHSSGFYSLSIGVPFDAARWFRGKDTTARSVSRCPDPTCCRLPSPDLEADWGGHAWPAARANAHLLAAMPSGAFPGVDEVEVFEFLRAQEGYEG, encoded by the coding sequence ATGGCGATCACCTCTGCTGCTCCCCGTGTCGACCGACCGGACCGTCCCCAGCCCGCCGCCGCGCCGGAGGCCCTGGACCCCGTGGTGCTGGGCCGCCGCCTGCGCCACCTGCGCAAGGCCGCCGGGCTGACCCTCGACCAGGCCGCGGAGGCCGTGGGCGCCACCGGCTCGCATCTCTCCCTCATCGAGAACGGCAAGCGCGAGCCCCGGCTGACCCTGCTGTCCCGGCTGGCCGCCCTGCACGGCACCTCGGTGGAGGACCTGCTGGCCGCCGAGGCGCCGAGCCGCCGCGCGGCACTGGAGATCGCCGTCGAGAAGGCCCAGCGCACCGCCCACTACGCCAGCCTGGGCCTGCCGCAGATCAAGATCTCCCCGCGCACGCCCACCGAGGTCCTGGAGGTCATCGCCGGGCTGGAGGCCGAGCTCAACCGCCGCATGGAGGAGCAGGCCGCCACTCCGGAGGAGGCCCGGCGGGCCAATGCCGAGCTGCGCCAGGAGATGAAGGAGCGGAACAACCACTACCCGGAACTGGAGCGCCAGGCGCAGGAGCTGCTGGACGCCGTCGGGCACTCCGGGGGGCCGCTGAGCCACCACGCCGCCGCGGACCTCGCCGAGCACCTCGGCTTCTCCGTGCGCTCCGTGGCCAACCTGCCGCACTCCACCCGGTCGGTGACGGACCTGAAGAACCGCCGCTTCTACCTCTCCCGGGCCCGCACGCCGGACCACGACCAGCGCTCCGTGCTGCTGCAGGCCATCGGCGCCTACGTCCTGGGCCACGGCGAGCCGGAGGACTACTCGGAGTTCCTGCGCCAGCGGGTCTACACCAACTACTTCGCCGCGGCGCTGATGATGCCGCAGAAGGAGACGGTGAAGTTCCTGAAGGGCGCGAAGGCGGAGCGGGACCTGGCCATCGAGGACGTCCGGGACGCGTTCGGGGTCTCCTACGAGTCCGCGGCCCACCGGTTCACCAACCTGGCCACCGAGCACCTGGGGATCACCTGCCACTTCCAGAAGGTGCACGAGTCCGGGATCATCCACAAGGCCTACGAGAACGACGGCGTCTCCTTCCCGGCCGACCACACCGGCGCCATCGAGGGCCAGCAGGTGTGCCGGAACTGGACCTCGCGCGAGGTCTTCGGCGTGGGCGACCGGTTCCGGGCGTTCAACCAGTACACGGACACCCCGGCCGGCACCTACTGGTGCACCGCCGTGGTGGAGGGGCACTCCTCCGGCTTCTACTCGCTGTCCATCGGCGTGCCCTTCGACGCCGCCCGGTGGTTCCGCGGCAAGGACACCACCGCCCGCTCCGTGTCCCGCTGCCCGGACCCCACGTGCTGTCGGCTGCCGTCCCCGGACCTGGAGGCGGACTGGGGCGGCCACGCGTGGCCGGCCGCCCGCGCCAACGCCCACCTGCTGGCGGCCATGCCCTCCGGCGCGTTCCCCGGCGTGGACGAGGTGGAGGTCTTCGAGTTCCTGCGCGCCCAGGAGGGGTACGAGGGGTAG
- a CDS encoding HD domain-containing protein has translation MSTTDQQSAQAHPAWEQAEPGAHARDPRAVAFTEAHPERPIPAVGPVDDAPITTTPSTGLEELWRSIVTESRTRANDIHLPTSTAYAQRLCDAYPQADRELVLATVILHDTGWAHVDESRIISEGFQGDWRKAAIRYEHEAEGCAVARRVLPALGYDERFVERVCEIIDGHDTRPVAFSLEDALVRDADRLWRFDVTGVCVSSSWFGMDPATYTDRLDREILPELLTEAAVRMARADLARTRALLRTEVLR, from the coding sequence ATGAGCACCACCGACCAGCAGTCCGCCCAGGCCCACCCGGCGTGGGAGCAGGCCGAGCCCGGCGCGCACGCGCGGGACCCGCGCGCCGTGGCCTTCACCGAGGCCCACCCCGAGCGGCCGATCCCGGCCGTGGGCCCCGTCGACGACGCCCCCATCACCACCACGCCCTCCACCGGGCTGGAGGAACTGTGGCGCTCGATCGTCACGGAGTCCCGCACCCGGGCCAACGACATCCACCTGCCCACCTCCACCGCCTACGCCCAGCGGCTGTGCGATGCCTACCCGCAGGCCGACCGGGAGCTCGTGCTGGCGACCGTCATCCTGCACGACACCGGCTGGGCCCACGTGGACGAGTCCCGGATCATCTCCGAGGGCTTCCAGGGCGACTGGCGCAAGGCCGCGATCCGCTACGAGCACGAGGCCGAGGGCTGCGCCGTGGCCCGGCGGGTCCTGCCGGCCCTGGGCTACGACGAGCGGTTCGTGGAGCGGGTGTGCGAGATCATCGACGGCCACGACACCCGCCCCGTCGCCTTCTCGCTCGAGGACGCCCTCGTGCGCGACGCCGACCGGCTGTGGCGCTTCGACGTCACCGGGGTGTGCGTGTCCTCCTCCTGGTTCGGCATGGACCCGGCCACCTACACCGACCGGCTCGACCGGGAGATCCTGCCCGAGCTGCTCACCGAGGCCGCGGTCCGGATGGCCCGCGCCGACCTGGCCCGGACCCGGGCCCTGCTCCGGACGGAGGTCCTGCGATGA
- a CDS encoding DUF1795 domain-containing protein codes for MAEPGRDLGWQDLRLGGIAYAVPGGWTATDTTTGQLAVHVAPEDAGQDTDGHRPSCVATVEPCTVSAAEYSTQTLSDLIAHLPLLHVLDVAPWAPPGIDPAHGRRVESLHSAGGVPVHAVQYYVVQDGTAFSLTLTCSERQLPLWDEAFWACGDRVHLTGPTHHAHPEGTRPPGMPRLAEYATVRWGSPMEALAGIASEQPFRSAGPVLQDAAAALLLDLATASGRAPRRPAGRRGRIAPDLASASLDELVEAGLADVEGVLTAQGRTVTAPLRQPAGRATLTAHHRGRESRLALFHGAEGQTLLLGQGSVGEDLLRGPGPRVPGVHVAGDAPGTGATRLDFLPVWLTASVAAAWLGLGPAWVTDTGTATVAFEDFDSRIRDVTPPPAGLPTALALAWTEPWVVWQAEGDGGSVTYLDAGESGHHLVESDGAGNVLLTPVPARNVYRHLAAVLGPAGAGYGVARAD; via the coding sequence GTGGCTGAACCGGGGCGTGACCTGGGCTGGCAGGACCTCCGCCTCGGCGGGATCGCCTATGCCGTCCCCGGCGGCTGGACCGCGACGGACACCACCACCGGGCAGCTCGCGGTGCACGTGGCCCCGGAGGACGCCGGCCAGGACACGGACGGCCACCGTCCCTCGTGCGTGGCCACCGTGGAACCGTGCACGGTGTCCGCCGCCGAGTACTCGACCCAGACGCTGAGCGACCTGATCGCCCACCTGCCCCTGCTCCACGTCCTCGACGTCGCCCCGTGGGCGCCCCCGGGCATCGACCCCGCCCACGGCCGCCGGGTGGAGTCCCTGCACTCCGCCGGCGGCGTCCCCGTGCACGCGGTCCAGTACTACGTGGTGCAGGACGGGACCGCCTTCTCGCTGACGCTCACCTGCTCGGAGCGTCAGCTCCCGCTCTGGGACGAGGCGTTCTGGGCGTGCGGTGACCGCGTGCACCTGACCGGTCCCACGCACCACGCGCACCCGGAGGGGACCCGTCCCCCGGGGATGCCCCGGCTGGCCGAGTACGCCACCGTCCGGTGGGGCTCACCGATGGAGGCGCTCGCGGGCATCGCGTCCGAACAGCCGTTCCGCTCGGCCGGGCCGGTCCTGCAGGACGCGGCCGCCGCCCTGCTGCTGGACCTGGCGACGGCGAGCGGCCGGGCCCCGCGCCGGCCGGCCGGCCGCCGCGGCCGGATCGCCCCGGACCTCGCCTCCGCTTCCCTGGACGAGCTCGTCGAGGCCGGGCTGGCCGACGTCGAGGGCGTCCTCACCGCGCAGGGGCGCACGGTCACCGCGCCGCTGCGGCAGCCGGCGGGACGGGCCACCCTGACGGCCCACCACCGCGGCCGGGAGTCCCGGCTCGCCCTGTTCCACGGCGCGGAGGGACAGACGCTGCTGCTCGGGCAGGGGTCCGTGGGCGAGGACCTGCTCCGCGGCCCCGGACCGCGCGTCCCCGGCGTCCACGTCGCCGGGGACGCCCCCGGCACCGGCGCCACCCGCCTGGACTTCCTCCCCGTCTGGCTCACGGCGTCCGTGGCCGCGGCCTGGCTCGGGCTGGGCCCGGCCTGGGTCACCGACACCGGCACCGCGACCGTGGCCTTCGAGGACTTCGACTCCCGCATCCGCGACGTGACGCCGCCGCCCGCGGGGCTGCCGACCGCGCTGGCCCTGGCCTGGACGGAACCGTGGGTGGTGTGGCAGGCCGAGGGCGACGGCGGCTCGGTCACCTACCTGGACGCCGGGGAGTCCGGCCACCACCTCGTGGAGTCCGACGGCGCCGGGAACGTGCTGCTGACCCCCGTCCCGGCGCGCAACGTCTACCGCCACCTGGCCGCCGTGCTCGGTCCGGCCGGCGCGGGCTACGGCGTGGCCCGCGCGGACTGA
- a CDS encoding ZIP family metal transporter translates to MTGPFIFGVIASSALVIGALVGVRVDLPKRLLAILLSFAAGALITALTFELFEDAYERGGIWRAVIGLAVGAAVFTALSALLDRWAQPGTAGNEAELQQGSAKLDTDAAAQETAPTAASASGAAGLALLAAVTLDGVPENVALGVSLTEGTGGLALLAAIFVSNLPESLVGAASMRERGMSRTRVVLLWTACGALLVAAVVLGAGPLASSDPETISLPLAFAAGAVIASLADTLMPEAYEHGGPAVALSTTAGFALSYALSLA, encoded by the coding sequence ATGACGGGGCCGTTCATCTTCGGTGTCATCGCCTCCAGCGCGCTCGTCATCGGCGCGCTGGTGGGGGTCCGGGTCGACCTGCCCAAGCGCCTCCTGGCCATCCTGCTGTCCTTCGCCGCCGGGGCGCTCATCACGGCGCTGACGTTCGAGCTCTTCGAGGACGCCTACGAGCGCGGGGGCATCTGGCGCGCGGTGATCGGCCTGGCCGTCGGCGCCGCGGTGTTCACGGCCCTCAGCGCACTGCTCGACCGGTGGGCCCAGCCCGGCACCGCGGGCAACGAGGCCGAACTGCAGCAGGGCAGCGCGAAGCTGGACACGGATGCCGCGGCGCAGGAGACGGCGCCCACGGCGGCCTCGGCCAGCGGGGCGGCCGGGCTCGCGCTGCTCGCCGCCGTCACCCTCGACGGCGTGCCGGAGAACGTGGCGCTCGGCGTCTCGCTCACGGAAGGCACGGGCGGCCTGGCCCTGCTCGCCGCCATCTTCGTCTCCAACCTGCCCGAGTCCCTCGTGGGAGCCGCCTCGATGCGGGAGCGCGGCATGTCCCGGACCCGCGTGGTCCTGCTCTGGACCGCCTGCGGGGCGCTGCTCGTGGCGGCCGTCGTCCTCGGAGCCGGCCCCCTGGCCAGCAGCGACCCGGAGACGATCTCGCTGCCCCTGGCCTTCGCGGCCGGGGCCGTCATCGCCTCCCTGGCGGACACCCTGATGCCCGAGGCGTACGAGCACGGAGGCCCCGCCGTGGCCCTGAGCACGACGGCGGGCTTCGCGTTGTCCTATGCCCTGTCCCTGGCCTGA
- a CDS encoding metalloregulator ArsR/SmtB family transcription factor — protein MGDHRKKSALFDELARVGKALGSGRRLELLDLLAQGERSVEHLAAAAGLGLSTASAHLQVLRQAGLVTTRREGTRIHYALAGQDVAALYERLRTVAAARVAGVERARAEYLGPGAGDGTGGRAGEALEADEAVDREDLLRRVAAGRVAVVDVRPAEEFAAAHIPGAVSIPLEELRERLGELPEDVEVVAYCRGAYCVFAYEAVDLLRASGRRAVRLQDGMLEWRLAGLPVEEGRAA, from the coding sequence ATGGGCGACCACCGGAAGAAGTCGGCGCTGTTCGACGAGCTGGCCCGCGTGGGCAAGGCCCTCGGCAGCGGGCGCCGGCTCGAGCTGCTGGACCTGCTGGCCCAGGGCGAGCGCAGCGTGGAGCACCTGGCGGCGGCCGCGGGGCTGGGGCTGAGCACCGCCTCGGCCCACCTCCAGGTGCTGCGGCAGGCCGGGCTGGTGACCACGCGCCGGGAGGGCACGCGCATCCACTACGCGCTCGCGGGCCAGGACGTGGCGGCCCTCTACGAGCGGCTGCGCACGGTGGCCGCCGCGCGGGTGGCGGGCGTGGAGCGGGCCCGGGCCGAGTACCTGGGTCCGGGCGCCGGGGACGGGACGGGCGGGAGGGCCGGGGAGGCGCTCGAGGCCGACGAGGCCGTGGACCGCGAGGACCTGCTGCGGCGCGTGGCCGCCGGGCGGGTGGCCGTGGTGGACGTGCGTCCCGCCGAGGAGTTCGCCGCGGCCCATATCCCCGGGGCGGTCTCGATCCCCCTGGAGGAGCTGCGCGAGCGGCTCGGGGAGCTGCCCGAGGACGTCGAGGTGGTCGCCTACTGCCGGGGGGCCTACTGCGTGTTCGCCTACGAGGCCGTGGACCTGCTCCGCGCGTCCGGCCGCCGGGCAGTGCGCCTGCAGGACGGCATGCTCGAGTGGCGGCTGGCCGGCCTGCCGGTCGAGGAGGGCCGCGCCGCCTGA
- a CDS encoding DUF6507 family protein, with product MALPDYRIDEVKAPIVVARTRTHVQEFAGQREDLARAVERAAGSSNSALIMGALQEVYDGYQGKLATVLDHTAQNVVNEADRMIAAYQAGDRQMADDARRAADDVAHTAEEAR from the coding sequence GTGGCGCTACCGGATTACCGGATCGACGAGGTGAAGGCACCGATCGTGGTGGCCCGCACCCGCACGCACGTCCAGGAGTTCGCCGGCCAGCGGGAGGACCTGGCCCGGGCCGTCGAGCGGGCGGCCGGCAGCTCCAACAGCGCACTCATCATGGGGGCGCTGCAGGAGGTCTACGACGGATACCAGGGCAAGCTCGCCACCGTCCTGGACCACACCGCGCAGAACGTCGTCAACGAGGCCGACCGGATGATCGCCGCCTACCAGGCGGGTGACCGGCAGATGGCCGACGACGCCCGCCGCGCCGCGGACGACGTCGCCCACACGGCGGAGGAGGCGCGGTGA
- a CDS encoding MFS transporter: MSRPSPAPAAPRLGLRENASQFALLVAVNALVGGMVGQQQTVLPLLAESAFGLTGYTVIFTYVAAFGLSKAAANWFAGTLADRHGRKPVLLAGWLVAVPVPLLLIWAPEWWWVVAANVLLGISQGLAWSTTVVMKIDLVGPQRRGLAMGLNEAAGYGAVAVSSLLAGWLAGQFGLRPAPFLLGLAYTAIALAVVGLLVRETRGHAHLEASGHAPQADGRRDHLHAGLTNRQIALQASLRDPALSSASQAGLVNNLNFGLSWGVFPLLFAGSGLPLAQVGVLMALYPGVWGAGQLVTGALSDRIGRKHLITSGMALQSAALAVIALGTGLGAWAAGSVLLGLGTAMVYPTLLAAVGDVAHPAWRGRAVGVYRVWRDLGYAAGAVGGGLAADLLDLRAAVWLAVAISAASALGVALRMDETHPRGARG; encoded by the coding sequence ATGTCCCGCCCCTCCCCCGCTCCCGCCGCCCCGAGGCTGGGACTGCGCGAGAACGCGAGCCAGTTCGCCCTGCTCGTGGCCGTCAACGCCCTCGTCGGGGGCATGGTGGGCCAGCAGCAGACCGTCCTGCCGTTGCTGGCCGAGTCCGCGTTCGGCCTCACCGGCTACACCGTCATCTTCACCTACGTGGCCGCCTTCGGCCTCAGCAAGGCCGCCGCCAACTGGTTCGCCGGCACCCTCGCGGACCGCCACGGGCGCAAGCCGGTACTGCTGGCGGGCTGGCTGGTGGCCGTGCCGGTGCCGCTGCTGCTGATCTGGGCCCCGGAGTGGTGGTGGGTGGTGGCGGCCAACGTGCTGCTGGGCATCAGCCAGGGCCTGGCGTGGTCCACCACCGTGGTGATGAAGATCGACCTCGTGGGACCGCAGCGGCGCGGGCTGGCCATGGGGCTGAACGAGGCGGCCGGCTACGGCGCCGTGGCCGTGAGCTCCCTGCTGGCCGGCTGGCTGGCCGGGCAGTTCGGGCTGCGCCCGGCCCCCTTCCTGCTCGGACTGGCGTACACCGCGATCGCCCTGGCCGTGGTGGGGCTGCTGGTCCGCGAGACGCGCGGCCACGCCCACCTCGAGGCCTCCGGGCACGCCCCGCAGGCCGACGGCCGGCGCGACCACCTGCACGCCGGCCTGACGAACCGGCAGATCGCCCTGCAGGCCAGCCTGCGGGACCCCGCCCTGTCCTCCGCCAGCCAGGCCGGCCTCGTCAACAACCTCAACTTCGGCCTGTCCTGGGGCGTCTTCCCCCTGCTGTTCGCCGGCTCGGGGCTGCCGCTGGCCCAGGTGGGCGTGCTCATGGCCCTGTACCCGGGCGTGTGGGGCGCGGGCCAGCTCGTCACCGGCGCCCTCTCGGACCGGATCGGGCGCAAGCACCTCATCACCTCCGGCATGGCCCTGCAGTCCGCGGCGCTGGCGGTCATCGCGCTCGGCACGGGCCTCGGCGCCTGGGCGGCCGGCTCCGTGCTGCTGGGGCTGGGCACGGCGATGGTCTACCCCACGCTGCTGGCCGCCGTCGGGGACGTGGCCCACCCCGCCTGGCGCGGCCGCGCGGTGGGCGTCTACCGGGTGTGGCGGGACCTGGGGTACGCCGCGGGCGCGGTCGGCGGCGGGCTCGCGGCCGACCTGCTGGACCTGCGGGCCGCGGTCTGGCTCGCGGTCGCCATCAGCGCCGCCTCCGCCCTCGGCGTCGCCCTGCGGATGGACGAGACCCATCCGCGCGGCGCGCGCGGCTGA
- a CDS encoding NAD(P)/FAD-dependent oxidoreductase yields MSTHTPERAERSGTDVAAGPEAGAATRPETGLLIIGASQAGVQLAISLRGTGFDEHITLLGEEDHRPYQRPALSKEFLQDKVDKENLIFRSQQYWDEHDIELVKGARIVRIERHAPAEDGRRDGSGVAVAADGTRYPYRRLALAVGARARRLELEGAELDGVVYLRSADDALALKARLGDFRDVVVVGGGFIGLEAACSLHGMGKHVTVLEHGPRLVGRAVGEDTSEYFLRSHRERGIDIRLEARMRRLVPGTGERAGSVAGVELEDGTVVDAQLVLVGIGVVPNTELAEQMGLAVDNGIVVDRHAVASDGTTVAVGDVANMPNPLPGAPEGERIRLESVNNAIEHAKVAAYSLTGRQEEYAGIPWFWSNQADLKLQIAGLTLGYDSTVVRRDDAKGRFSVLYYRGGQVIAADCVNAPLDFMAVRAALGKGQNIPAGAAADPAVPLKTLVVDRTAQEVPA; encoded by the coding sequence ATGAGCACCCACACCCCCGAGCGGGCCGAGCGCAGCGGCACCGACGTGGCGGCCGGCCCCGAGGCCGGGGCCGCCACCCGGCCCGAGACCGGACTGCTGATCATCGGCGCCAGCCAGGCCGGCGTGCAGCTGGCCATCTCGCTGCGCGGCACCGGCTTCGACGAGCACATCACCCTGCTGGGCGAGGAGGACCACCGCCCCTACCAGCGCCCCGCCCTGTCCAAGGAGTTCCTGCAGGACAAGGTGGACAAGGAGAACCTGATCTTCCGGTCCCAGCAGTACTGGGACGAGCACGACATCGAGCTCGTCAAGGGTGCCCGGATCGTGCGGATCGAGAGGCACGCCCCGGCCGAGGACGGGCGCCGGGACGGCTCCGGAGTGGCGGTCGCCGCCGACGGCACCCGCTACCCGTACCGCCGGCTGGCCCTGGCCGTCGGCGCCCGCGCCCGCCGGCTCGAGCTCGAGGGCGCGGAGCTGGACGGCGTGGTCTACCTGCGCAGCGCCGACGACGCCCTGGCGCTGAAGGCCCGGCTCGGGGACTTCCGGGACGTCGTCGTGGTCGGCGGCGGGTTCATCGGCCTGGAGGCCGCCTGCTCCCTGCACGGCATGGGCAAGCACGTCACCGTCCTCGAGCACGGCCCCCGCCTCGTCGGCCGCGCGGTGGGCGAGGACACCTCCGAGTACTTCCTGCGCTCCCACCGCGAGCGCGGCATCGACATCCGGCTCGAGGCCCGGATGCGGCGCCTCGTGCCGGGGACCGGTGAGCGCGCCGGCTCCGTGGCCGGCGTCGAGCTCGAGGACGGCACCGTGGTGGACGCCCAGCTGGTGCTCGTGGGCATCGGCGTGGTCCCCAACACGGAACTGGCCGAGCAGATGGGCCTGGCCGTGGACAACGGGATCGTGGTGGACCGCCACGCCGTGGCCTCGGACGGCACCACCGTGGCGGTGGGGGACGTGGCGAACATGCCCAACCCCCTGCCCGGTGCCCCCGAGGGCGAGCGCATCCGGCTGGAGAGCGTGAACAACGCGATCGAGCACGCCAAGGTGGCCGCCTACTCGCTCACCGGCCGGCAGGAGGAGTACGCCGGCATCCCGTGGTTCTGGTCCAACCAGGCCGACCTGAAGCTGCAGATCGCCGGGCTGACCCTCGGCTACGACTCCACCGTGGTCCGCCGCGACGACGCCAAGGGCAGGTTCTCGGTGCTGTACTACCGCGGCGGCCAGGTCATCGCCGCCGACTGCGTCAACGCCCCGCTGGACTTCATGGCCGTGCGCGCCGCGCTCGGCAAGGGGCAGAACATCCCCGCCGGGGCCGCCGCCGACCCCGCCGTCCCGCTCAAGACCCTCGTGGTCGACCGCACCGCCCAGGAGGTCCCCGCATGA